In the Anoplopoma fimbria isolate UVic2021 breed Golden Eagle Sablefish chromosome 7, Afim_UVic_2022, whole genome shotgun sequence genome, one interval contains:
- the LOC129093234 gene encoding uncharacterized protein LOC129093234: MKNFTLITALSLCSFISGLMSVSVSEFQTVEVQAGEEVTLQSANMSNYDSVIFWFRLVNRSKASCISVMINSGQNVSYYEGFENGEFEMRTNITTVSLKIQKVNSSDSGIYLCGFYQSGRPQFSVIHLNVKGSGEPNDDGDNKCKMSECQTVEVQAGGEVTLQSANMSQYDSTTFWFRLVNTSKASCISVMSDSGKAASYCEGIPNGRFEMRTNITTLSLKIQRVDLSDSGIYFCGFYESGHLQFSVIHLNVKGRCGPNDDGDNKCQTSDGMTNLSTVILAGLTVFLVMVIIGLVVRNRKLQTANEEEQNPEQRENPGSDDLSYAAVTFQPNARRRAPEPNVIYAATR, from the exons ATGAAGAACTTTACCTTGATAACAGCTTTAAGTCTCTGCAGCTTCA TTTCAGGCTTGATGTCTGTCTCAGTGTCAGAGTTTCAGACTGTGGAGGTCCAGGCTGGTGAAGAAGTCACACTGCAGTCTGCCAACATGTCCAATTATGATTCTGTGATTTTCTGGTTCAGACTGGTGAACAGATCCAAGGCCAGCTGCATCTCTGTCATGATCAACTCTGGTCAAAATGTGTCATACTATGAGGGATTTGAAAATGGAGAATTTGAAATGAGAACCAACATCACCACTGTCTCTCTCAAAATCCAAAAAGTGAATTCATCTGACTCTGGAATATATCTCTGTGGATTTTACCAAAGTGGGCGTCCTCAGTTCAGTgtgatacatttaaatgttaaag GCAGCGGTGAACCAAATGATGACGGGGACAACAAGTGTAAAA TGTCAGAGTGTCAGACTGTGGAGGTCCAGGCTGGTGGAGAAGTCACACTGCAGTCTGCCAACATGTCCCAATATGATTCTACAACATTCTGGTTCAGACTGGTGAACACATCCAAGGCCAGCTGCATCTCTGTCATGTCCGACTCTGGTAAAGCAGCTTCATACTGTGAGGGAATTCCAAATGGAAGATTTGAAATGAGAACCAACAtcaccactctctctctcaaaatCCAAAGAGTGGATTTATCTGACTCTGGAATATATTTCTGTGGATTTTACGAAAGTGGGCATCTTCAGTTCAGTgtgatacatttaaatgttaaag GCAGATGTGGGCCAAATGATGACGGGGACAACAAGTGTCAAA CGTCTGACGGAATGACAAATCTGTCGACTGTGATCCTGGCCGGTCTGACTGTTTTCCTTGTAATGGTCATCATCGGTCTGGTTGTCAGGAACAGGAAGCTTCAGACAG ctaatgaagaagaacagaatccagagcagagagag AACCCGGGCTCTGATGACCTGAGCTACGCAGCAGTGACTTTTCAACCAAACGCAAGAAGAAGAGCGCCGGAGCCAAATGTGATTTATGCTGCTACCAGATAA
- the LOC129093158 gene encoding uncharacterized protein LOC129093158: MIICGVCHLSAGIQSAAVKQDTGVISANVGDNVTLHCFYNTQVAMHFSWYRQTLGGGPELLSNFYKYDNPSKVFPGLEKNPRFSVQRKEGMNHLNISDVHLSDSATYFCGSTHSNTAEFGEGIFLSIKGASLKEIVQWPVSETIKPGGTVAFKCTVHSGTCDGEHSAYWFRHGSGQGVLHTLRDQCKHVSTPPGSPSQSCVYHWQKKNLSSSDAGTYYCAVASCGEVLFGNGSKLNFDKATVRPLVVGVSHPFEDILFETTSIQTQGEHRVFNRHQTLPMYREFSTDDHKIAMKRY, from the exons ATGATCATCTGTGGAGTAT GTCACCTGTCGGCAGGGATCCAGTCGGCCGCAGTGAAACAGGATACTGGGGTTATATCTGCCAATGTTGGGGACAATGTGACTTTACATTGTTTCTACAATACCCAAGTGGCAATGCACTTCTCCTGGTATCGACAAACCTTAGGAGGCGGACCTGAGCTCCTGTCTAATTTTTACAAGTATGATAACCCATCCAAAGTCTTCCCCGGGTTGGAGAAGAACCCTCGTTTCTCTGTGCAAAGGAAGGAAGGGATGAATCATTTAAACATCTCTGACGTCCATTTATCAGATTCAGCCACATACTTCTGTGGAAGCACTCACTCCAACACGGCAGAATTTGGAGAGGGGATCTTTCTAAGCATCAAAG GAGCCAGCCTCAAAGAAATAGTCCAGTGGCCAGTATCTGAGACCATCAAGCCAGGAGGCACTGTGGCTTTCAAATGTACCGTACACTCTGGGACCTGTGATGGAGAACACAGTGCTTACTGGTTCCGACACGGATCTGGCCAAGGTGTCCTTCACACACTCAGGGATCAGTGTAAACACGTCTCCACACCACCAGGATCTCCTTCTCAGAGTTGCGTCTACCATTGGCAGAAGAAGAACCTGAGCTCCTCAGATGCTGGAACCTACTACTGTGCTGTGGCCTCCTGTGGGGAGGTGCTGTTTGGTAATGGAAGCAAGCT TAACTTTGACAAAGCTACTGTTC gacctctcgtggtcGGGGTGAGTCACCCTTTTGAGGACATCCTGTTTGAAACCACCAGCATCCAAACACAAGGAGAGCACAGGGTCTTCAATAGGCACCAGACTCTTCCAATGTATAGAGAGTTCTCCACTGACGACCACAAGATTGCTATGAAAAGATACTGA